A region of Helicobacter sp. 12S02232-10 DNA encodes the following proteins:
- the thiE gene encoding thiamine phosphate synthase has product MLKGLYGISNEILNPNDEIFRMLGQAIKGGLKIFQLRDKSHCDEEILNLSLKLVRFCAENDVLFVMNDRVDLAIEVGADGVHIGEQDCSLREVRKRFKGKIGVSCYDRLELALKAQEEGADYVAFGAFFDSKTKPNAKRVSLDIIKKAKQELSIPICAIGGINHQNIHLLKDVEMVAVIGGLWQGDIQKNAKLMIEHWKK; this is encoded by the coding sequence TTGCTTAAAGGTCTTTATGGGATTAGCAATGAGATTTTAAATCCTAATGATGAGATTTTTAGAATGTTGGGACAAGCCATTAAGGGGGGATTAAAAATTTTTCAACTTCGGGATAAGAGTCATTGTGATGAGGAAATTTTGAATCTTTCTTTAAAACTTGTTCGTTTTTGTGCTGAAAATGACGTTTTATTTGTTATGAATGATAGAGTTGATCTTGCTATTGAGGTTGGCGCAGATGGGGTTCATATTGGAGAACAAGATTGTTCTTTAAGAGAAGTTAGGAAACGTTTTAAGGGAAAAATCGGAGTTTCTTGTTATGATCGCTTGGAATTGGCATTAAAGGCTCAAGAAGAAGGGGCGGATTATGTTGCTTTTGGAGCTTTTTTTGATTCTAAAACCAAACCGAATGCTAAAAGAGTCTCTTTAGATATTATCAAAAAAGCGAAACAAGAGTTAAGTATTCCAATTTGTGCGATTGGAGGGATTAATCATCAAAATATTCATTTGTTAAAAGATGTAGAAATGGTTGCAGTAATTGGGGGACTTTGGCAAGGAGATATTCAAAAAAATGCGAAGTTGATGATCGAGCATTGGAAGAAATAA
- a CDS encoding RNA-binding protein: MKSIYVGNLAYSATNEDIKELFSKYGNVVSVKLVSDRETGRAKGFGFVEMEDDQALKAISSLDNTEFMSRTIRVNEANPKTR, translated from the coding sequence TTGAAAAGTATTTATGTAGGAAATCTCGCCTATAGTGCGACCAACGAAGATATCAAAGAGCTTTTTAGCAAATACGGCAACGTAGTGTCAGTAAAGCTTGTGAGCGACAGAGAAACTGGCAGAGCAAAAGGCTTTGGTTTTGTAGAAATGGAAGACGATCAAGCCCTAAAAGCTATCAGCTCTCTTGATAACACAGAATTTATGAGCAGAACCATCAGAGTAAACGAAGCCAATCCCAAGACAAGATAA
- a CDS encoding ABC transporter permease, translating to MLNTATLSKFLIKRYLRFDKSQPFISITAILAFLGVGVGVMVLIVAMAIMNGMTKEFEKKLFVMNYPLTLFATSSKGISEKVLEALENKFPDLSFSPYLRIQSVARANGIMSAGIVFGVDIQREAKINEVFAKALTKTNISDFHKNKFSVIVGEGLKDLLLLQNDSKISLFFTKLEPTGLTFSPIMKRFDVKGFFDSGLKAYDTSYIYTNLSAIAAIKNIDSKTYDGIHIFSLKPMEDITKIKQALLEIPNYGIGIEGWWQQNGNFFSAMALEKRALFIVLMLIILMASLNIISSLLMVIMNRRKEIALLLSLGATSAEIKKTFFWLGNCIGIGGILLGVILSIIVLYILATFPIISLPADVYGITKLPIDLSLTDFFSTIIGAVIIVFISSYYPAKKASNIDSLSVLRNE from the coding sequence ATGCTTAATACCGCAACTCTAAGCAAATTTTTAATCAAACGCTATCTACGCTTTGACAAAAGCCAACCTTTCATTTCTATCACTGCTATCCTTGCATTTTTAGGTGTTGGAGTGGGCGTGATGGTACTGATTGTGGCAATGGCGATTATGAACGGAATGACAAAGGAGTTTGAAAAAAAACTCTTTGTTATGAACTACCCCCTTACCCTATTTGCGACGAGTAGCAAAGGGATCTCTGAAAAAGTTCTTGAAGCATTGGAAAATAAATTTCCTGATCTCTCTTTCAGCCCCTATCTAAGAATACAATCGGTTGCAAGAGCTAATGGAATAATGTCTGCAGGCATTGTTTTTGGAGTAGATATTCAAAGAGAAGCCAAAATTAATGAAGTATTTGCAAAAGCACTTACCAAAACAAATATTTCAGATTTTCATAAAAATAAGTTTTCTGTCATTGTCGGAGAAGGGCTTAAGGATTTGTTATTGCTCCAAAATGATTCCAAAATTAGCCTATTTTTCACAAAACTTGAGCCAACTGGGCTAACCTTTTCGCCCATTATGAAAAGATTTGATGTGAAAGGTTTTTTTGATTCAGGTCTCAAAGCATATGACACAAGCTACATTTATACCAATCTTTCAGCAATTGCTGCCATTAAAAACATTGATTCTAAAACCTATGATGGGATCCATATTTTTTCCCTCAAGCCAATGGAAGACATTACCAAAATCAAGCAAGCCCTTTTAGAAATTCCCAATTATGGCATAGGAATTGAAGGTTGGTGGCAACAAAACGGAAATTTCTTTTCAGCGATGGCATTAGAAAAAAGAGCCTTATTTATTGTATTGATGTTAATTATTCTGATGGCTTCATTAAATATCATCAGTTCTTTATTAATGGTAATTATGAACAGACGCAAAGAAATTGCACTCCTTCTAAGTTTGGGAGCGACTTCTGCTGAAATTAAAAAAACATTTTTTTGGCTTGGAAACTGCATTGGAATTGGAGGCATTTTATTGGGCGTAATCTTGTCCATCATAGTCTTATATATTCTGGCAACTTTCCCTATTATTTCCTTGCCTGCAGATGTTTATGGCATTACCAAACTCCCTATCGATCTCTCTCTTACAGATTTTTTTTCTACCATCATCGGAGCGGTTATAATCGTTTTCATTTCATCTTATTACCCTGCAAAAAAAGCTTCTAATATTGATTCTTTATCTGTTTTGAGGAATGAGTGA